One Verrucomicrobiaceae bacterium genomic window carries:
- a CDS encoding aspartate-semialdehyde dehydrogenase — MSTPKNVAIVGATGAVGVEMIRCLEERAFPVAKLTLLASARSAGKKLKFKGQDITIQELTPDSFQGIDIALFSAGGGISRDFAPHAVKAGAVVVDNSSFFRQDPKVPLVVPEINAADVKGHQGIIANPNCTTAISLMALYPLHQAFGVKRIFASSYQAVSGTGAQAIEELANQSRDWASQNRAWDAAKLDNKPAVYPHQIAFNAIPQVDSFLETGYTKEEMKMENEGRKIMHHPDFRASVTCVRIPVFRAHSIAITAEFEKPVSVESARAVLAKAPGLDIIDDPANKQYPLALDIAGRDNCAVGRLRMDCALDNGLTFWVVGDQLLKGAALNAVQIAECLL, encoded by the coding sequence ATGAGCACCCCCAAGAACGTCGCAATCGTCGGAGCCACCGGCGCCGTCGGCGTGGAAATGATCCGCTGCCTCGAAGAACGCGCCTTCCCCGTCGCGAAACTGACCCTTCTCGCCTCCGCCCGCAGCGCTGGCAAAAAGCTCAAGTTCAAAGGCCAGGACATCACCATCCAGGAGCTCACGCCAGATTCCTTCCAGGGCATCGACATCGCGCTCTTCAGCGCAGGTGGTGGTATCTCGCGTGATTTTGCCCCGCATGCCGTCAAGGCCGGTGCCGTGGTCGTGGACAATAGCTCCTTCTTCCGCCAGGACCCGAAAGTCCCGCTCGTGGTGCCAGAAATCAATGCCGCCGATGTGAAGGGCCACCAGGGCATCATCGCCAATCCGAACTGCACCACTGCCATCTCGCTGATGGCTCTCTATCCGCTGCATCAGGCCTTTGGCGTGAAGCGCATCTTTGCCAGCAGCTACCAGGCTGTCTCTGGCACTGGAGCACAGGCCATCGAAGAGCTGGCCAATCAATCCCGTGACTGGGCTAGCCAAAACCGCGCCTGGGATGCCGCCAAGCTCGATAACAAGCCCGCCGTGTATCCGCATCAAATCGCCTTCAATGCCATCCCGCAGGTCGATAGCTTCCTCGAAACGGGCTACACCAAGGAAGAGATGAAAATGGAGAACGAAGGCCGCAAAATCATGCATCACCCGGACTTCCGCGCCTCCGTGACCTGCGTGCGCATCCCTGTCTTCCGCGCCCACAGCATCGCCATCACTGCCGAGTTCGAAAAACCCGTGAGCGTCGAGTCCGCACGGGCAGTTTTGGCCAAAGCACCCGGCCTAGACATCATCGACGATCCGGCCAACAAGCAGTATCCGCTCGCCCTCGACATCGCAGGGCGTGATAACTGCGCCGTAGGCCGCCTTCGCATGGACTGCGCTCTGGATAATGGTCTCACCTTCTGGGTCGTCGGCGATCAGCTCCTCAAAGGGGCCGCTCTCAATGCGGTGCAGATCGCTGAGTGCCTGCTGTAA